DNA sequence from the Gordonia polyisoprenivorans genome:
CGGCGACCTTCACCTTGGCCGTTCGCGCCCCGGGAAAACGGGCGAGAATGCCCGCGACCTCCGACGCGGGTACCGCGGGGACGGTGGCGTTGACCGGGACCCGATCGCGACGTGCGGGGGGTGGTCCGAGATAGGCCGCCTCGATTCCCGCCGCGAGCCACGCCGCGGACTCCTCGTCGTCGTACTCGACGAAGGGCCCGAATTCGCCCCATCCCGCCGGCCCCTCGACGATCATCACCTCGCGCGTGGTGATGCCCCGGAATCGGGTGCGCATCGGCAGGCTGAGCACCACCGCGTGCTCGAGCAGTTCCTCCGGCGTCGGCAACCTCTGACCGGTCACGATCCTCCTCACTGTCCAGACTGTTGAAACAAATCTGGAAACCCGTTCCTTCGTGCGATAAGGTCTCGCCATGACAGTGAATCAGGATTTCGACTCGGCGATCCGTGAGGCGCAGCCTGTCCTGGTCGAGGCCGGCCCCGAACACCCCGCTCCGGAGAACGACGCGCTGCCGACTCCGCGGCTCGGCGCGGACTCGCTGATCTGGAAGTTCTACGGCGACGTCCGCGGAATCCTCGGATTCCAGCGCCTCGCCGGCACCGAGAACTGCATCGAACAACTCGGACAGGGCGTGCTCGATCACTCGGTGATCTTCGACGACTTCCTCGGCCGCGCCCGCCGCACCGGCCCGCCCGTCATGCGCACCGTCTACAGCGCCGAACCCGCCAAGTGGGGGCGAACCGTGCGCGATTTCCATCGCGATATCAAGGGCACGATCAGCGACGGTTCGCGTTACCACGCGCTCAATCCCGAGCTGTTCTATTGGGCGCATGCCACTTTCGTCGATCAGGTGCTCTACATCACCGACACCTTCATCCGCAGGTTGTCCGAGGCGGAGAAGGAACAGATCTTCGCCGAGAGCAAGATCTGGTACGAGCTCTACGGCGTGAGCGCGCGCAGTCAGCCGCAGACCTACACCGAGTTCCGCGAGTACTGGGACTCCATGCTCGAGCGTTTCGTGCCGCACAAGACCGTCGTGTACGCCACCGGATACATCCGCAAGGGTCTGCCGCGGCCCCGCCGCATCCCGGCGCCGGTGTGGCGCGTCGTCTCCGCCCCACTCAACGCGTTCATCCGCACCGTGGTGGTCGGCACCCTTCCGCAGCAGATGCGAGATGTCTGCGACCTGGAATGGGATGCCAAGCGCGAAAAGAACTCCCAGAGGTTTGCCGCATTCATGCGGGCGCTCAACCCGGTGTTCAACCGGCTGCCGGTGCAGTGGCTGTATGTGCCGTGGGCCGCCGAGGCATGGGAGAAGGTCGGCGTCGACCCGCGGCCGCTGCACAACAAGCCGGCCGCGTAGGGGCCGGCACCGGCGTCACCGCGCGAGGAAAGCGCCTGCCTTCGCGGCGAATTCGCGACGACGGTCCCGATGGACCGAGTGGCCCGCGTCGATGATGTCGAAGCGGCCGTCGGGTAGGGCCTGCGCCAGGGACTGCAGATGCTGCGGCGGAAGGAAGCTGCGCGGACCACCGGAGATGACGAGGGTCCGGGCGGACACCGCGGCCAGACGGTCCCACCACTGCGGTTCGGCTCGCTCGAACTCGGTGCCGACCTGCGTTGCCACGGCACGATCGAATCGGACGACCGGCATCGGGTTGCGCATCAGGGCGCCGATACCGCGCACGCGTTCACCGAATCCCGACGACATGACGATCTCCTCGTCGAGGTCGTCCTGGTCGCGTGGCATCGGCGGTACCTCCTCGAGCACCAGCGACCGGACCCGGCCGGGATCGGTCATCGCCGCACGCAGTGCCGCATGCGCACCGAGCGAGTGACCAACCACATCAGCCCTCGCCACGTCGAACTCGTCGAGCACGAACCGCAGGTCGGCGGCGAAGGCCTCCAGCGTGTACTCGACGGCACGGCCACTACGGCCGTGTCCACGCAGGTCGACCGCGATGACCGCACGGCCTGCGCGGCGCAGGACCGACGCGAAGGGCCGCCAGGTGCCGTGGTCGCTGCCCATCCCGTGGACCAGCAGGACCGGCGGTGTCCGGCCGTCGGCGAGATCGCCGTCGACGGCAACCGCGAGGGTGAGCTCGCCGTGCTCGATGGGGCGCTGCAACAACCGCATTGGGCCCAAGTTACCAGCGTCGATACCTACCCGGACCGGCCCCCGCGGCCGCGATCACCGACCGCACGGAGGTTGGTAGCCCATGCCGCGCACATAGGTGTCCCACTCCTCCTCGGTGATCTGATCACCGACCTGCGCGCACTGCGCGTCGATGATCGCAGCGGTGTCGAGCTCCCACGACTCGATCACCCCTCCCTCACCGGCGGCGAGGATCCGATCGTCGGGCGCGAATCGCACGTCGTAGACCCGTCCGGGGAACGAGCGCATCACGACCTCCGCCGACCCACCGTCGGCGAGATTCCACACCCACACCTCCGAATTCCCACCACCGGCGATCACGTGGGAACCGTCGGCGGAGAAACCGGCGCTGTAGAGCTGGCCCGCCGGACCGGTCAACGTCGCGACGGTATGCGGCGCTTGCGGATTCGAGACATCGGCGACGACGACCGCACGTTCCTCCGAGGTCGCCACGATCCGGTCGCCGCGGGGGGCCGAGAAGCGCACCGCGAGCGCTGCGCCCTCGAAGTCGATCGGATGCGGATAGGCTCGCGGCGCAGCCGGATCGGTGAGATCCAGTAGTTGCACGACGCCGGTGGAGGTCGCCACCGCGAGCCTGCGACCGTCGGGACTCAGCGTCGTCCACCACACACCACCGCCGGCGTCGAAGGTCGAGACCACCTTGGGCGCAGCGAGATCCGAGGCATCGATGACGGTGACGATGTTGCTGTCGGTGGCCCCGGTCACGGCCAGATGCGACCGTTCGCTGTAGTCCACCGTCTCGTTGAGGGTGTGCTGCGCGTCGACCGTACCCACCAGATGCGGGTCGGCGGGATTCGACATGTCCGCGAACTGTACCGCGCCGGTGACCGTCCCCATGGTCGCGATCCGGCCCGACGGCGACATCGTCACCGCCCCCGAGTACACGATGCCCGGCGGCGGAACCAGATCCGGTCCCGCGCGGCGCAGTCCCCCGGACTCGATGTCCCACTGGGTGATCCGCCCATCGGTGCCGCTGTCGGCGGCGAGCAGCCGGGTCGTCGAGCCGTTCGCCGGGATCTGGTAGACGCTGTTGGTCCCGACCACCGTCCGATTCGACGTCGGCGGCCAATCCTGCACCCGCCCATCATCACTGGATGCGATCACATGGTCGCCGGCGAACACCACCGACACCGCGTTCGACGCGGCCGTCAGGATCCGCGGGGCGGCCGACGGGTTGGCCAGGTCGAAGATCCGCAGCGTGTTGTCGGCGCCCGCGCCCGCGATCTCGGTACCGGCGGCGTTGACGGCCACCGCCGTGACGTAACTGTCGAATCCGCCGAATCCCGCAACCTTGCGCGGAGCCGCCGGATCGGTGACGTCGACGACGTCGATGACGCGGCTGCGCAGTGCCGCCGCCAGCCGCGTACCGTCCGGCGTGTAGGTCAGGCCCTGCGCGAGTTCGTTGTCGCGCCACGCATCGAGTGGGATCTCCCCCGTCGCGACGATGGCGTCGCCGTCGATGCGCCACAGATCGATGCGACGGTTGGCGCTGCTCGTGGCCAGCGAGCGGCTGTCCGGGCTGAACGCGGCCGCGCCGGCGACTCCGGCGACCTTGCCCGGCAACGGCACCGGACGCCACGCCCCGGCCGAGTTCACCCATGCCTGCACCCCGACCTCGGGTACGGCGGCGACGACGAACCGACCGTCCGGACTCACCGTGATCGCGTTGACGTCGCCGCCGACGTCCGGAAAGTCGAAGGCGCGCACCGGGTGTGCGGGGTCGGCGACATTCCACGCGGTGAGGGTGCCGCGACCGCCCAGAAGAACCGTTGAGGTCCCCGGCAGGATCGCCACCCCACCCAATCGGCCTCCGCCACCCGGGGCGCGGAAGGTGGTGACCTGTCGGTCGATCCCGCGGTCGGACACGTCGAACACGCGCACCTGCCCACCACCTCCGGCGGCGACGAGCAGTGACACCGAGCGGGCCAGCAACACCGACCCGCCCTCACCGACAAAGCGGTTCGGGACACCGTGACCGGTCGCGTCGATCAACCGCGACCGCGCCTCGAGGGTCGGCGAGGTCTGATAGGCGACCATGGCCAACTGCGCGGCGAGAAACGGGTCGCGATCCTCCAACTCACTCGACTGGATGGCCAACTGTCGGCTCAGCGCCTGATTCCGGGCGGCCTCGGCCTGCTCGCGCTGACCGACCGCATGTACGCCGGTGATCACCGCGATGACCGCTGCGGTGACTGCGACGATGCCGAAGACCCCGGCGGTCAGCGCGATTCGGCGCAGCTGACGACTGCGGCGGCGCTCCTGGGCGTCCTGGGCGCGTACCCGCGCCTCACCGGCCTCCAGGAAGCCACGGCTGGCCTGATCCAGCGAGGAGCCGTCGTCGGCGAGCGGCCGGAACATCTCCAGCCGGGCCCGCAGCGGCAGCAGGTCGTCGGGCCGTCCGTTGGCCTCCCACGTGTCCCGCAGGGTTTGTAGTCGGCGCCGCAGCAACAGCCGTTCCCGGTCGGCGTCAATCCACTCGCCCAGCCGCGGCCAGGCCGTCAGCAGCGCCTCGTGTGCGACCTGGGCGTGCGAGGTCGTCACCGTGACCAGACGTGCCGCGGCGAACGTCTCGAGCACATGACGGTTGTCCCCGGCCGGGTCGTCGGCGTCGAGATCGGCGAGACGGACGGTGCGCCGGGTGACGGTCTCCTCGTCGACGTTGACCATTTCCAACAGGA
Encoded proteins:
- a CDS encoding oxygenase MpaB family protein, with the translated sequence MTVNQDFDSAIREAQPVLVEAGPEHPAPENDALPTPRLGADSLIWKFYGDVRGILGFQRLAGTENCIEQLGQGVLDHSVIFDDFLGRARRTGPPVMRTVYSAEPAKWGRTVRDFHRDIKGTISDGSRYHALNPELFYWAHATFVDQVLYITDTFIRRLSEAEKEQIFAESKIWYELYGVSARSQPQTYTEFREYWDSMLERFVPHKTVVYATGYIRKGLPRPRRIPAPVWRVVSAPLNAFIRTVVVGTLPQQMRDVCDLEWDAKREKNSQRFAAFMRALNPVFNRLPVQWLYVPWAAEAWEKVGVDPRPLHNKPAA
- a CDS encoding alpha/beta fold hydrolase; protein product: MRLLQRPIEHGELTLAVAVDGDLADGRTPPVLLVHGMGSDHGTWRPFASVLRRAGRAVIAVDLRGHGRSGRAVEYTLEAFAADLRFVLDEFDVARADVVGHSLGAHAALRAAMTDPGRVRSLVLEEVPPMPRDQDDLDEEIVMSSGFGERVRGIGALMRNPMPVVRFDRAVATQVGTEFERAEPQWWDRLAAVSARTLVISGGPRSFLPPQHLQSLAQALPDGRFDIIDAGHSVHRDRRREFAAKAGAFLAR